In one Shewanella loihica PV-4 genomic region, the following are encoded:
- a CDS encoding fumarate hydratase — MSVTIEQPIIKQADLIESVADALQYISYYHPKDFVDAMAEAYEREESAAAKDAIAQILINSRMSAEGKRPLCQDTGIVTCFVKIGMGVKWDKTDMTVQQMVDEGVRRAYTNPDNPLRASIVADPAGGRKNTKDNTPSVVHVEMVPGNHVEVAIAAKGGGSENKSKMVMLNPSDDIAEWVEKTLPTMGAGWCPPGMLGIGIGGTAEKAAVMAKEALMDPVDIHELQAKGAETAEEKLRLDIFERANKLGIGAQGLGGLTTVLDIKIKSAPTHAASKPVVMIPNCAATRHVHFHLDGSGPAELETPKLEDWPEITREAGEGVRRVDLNTVTQADIEQWKSGDVLLLNGKMLTGRDAAHKRIQTLIESGEGLPEGVDFTGKFIYYVGPVDPVGDEVVGPAGPTTATRMDKFTDLMLDKTGLMGMIGKAERGPATVESIKKHKAVYLMAVGGAAYLVSKAIKKSRVVAFEDLGMEAIYEFDVTDMPVTVAVDSEGVNAHETGPATWRVKLA, encoded by the coding sequence ATGTCTGTGACTATAGAACAGCCCATCATCAAGCAAGCGGACCTCATCGAGAGTGTCGCCGACGCACTACAATATATCTCCTATTACCACCCTAAAGATTTCGTTGATGCCATGGCCGAGGCCTATGAGCGTGAAGAGAGTGCGGCGGCAAAAGATGCTATCGCGCAGATCTTGATAAACTCTCGTATGTCCGCCGAAGGCAAGCGCCCGCTGTGTCAAGACACAGGTATCGTGACCTGTTTCGTTAAGATCGGTATGGGCGTCAAGTGGGACAAGACAGACATGACAGTGCAGCAGATGGTGGATGAAGGGGTAAGACGCGCCTACACCAACCCAGATAACCCGCTGCGCGCCTCTATCGTTGCCGATCCTGCCGGTGGCCGTAAGAACACTAAAGACAACACTCCATCTGTGGTACACGTCGAGATGGTGCCGGGTAACCATGTTGAAGTCGCCATCGCCGCTAAGGGCGGTGGATCGGAAAACAAGTCTAAGATGGTGATGCTTAACCCATCAGACGATATCGCCGAGTGGGTCGAGAAGACACTTCCAACTATGGGCGCCGGCTGGTGTCCTCCAGGCATGCTGGGCATAGGCATCGGCGGCACCGCCGAGAAGGCGGCCGTGATGGCCAAAGAAGCCCTGATGGACCCAGTCGACATCCATGAGCTGCAGGCTAAAGGCGCCGAAACCGCAGAAGAGAAGCTGCGTCTGGATATCTTCGAGCGCGCTAACAAGCTAGGCATAGGTGCCCAGGGCCTTGGTGGCCTGACTACCGTGCTGGATATCAAGATCAAATCGGCGCCAACCCACGCGGCCTCTAAGCCTGTGGTGATGATCCCTAACTGCGCGGCAACCCGCCACGTACACTTCCACCTAGATGGTTCAGGCCCAGCCGAGCTGGAGACGCCTAAGCTGGAAGATTGGCCAGAGATCACCCGCGAAGCGGGCGAGGGCGTACGCCGCGTGGATCTTAATACCGTTACTCAAGCTGACATCGAGCAGTGGAAGAGCGGTGACGTGCTGCTGCTAAACGGTAAGATGCTTACCGGTCGTGACGCGGCGCACAAGCGCATTCAAACCCTTATCGAGAGCGGTGAAGGCCTGCCAGAAGGCGTCGATTTCACCGGTAAGTTTATCTACTACGTTGGCCCGGTCGATCCTGTGGGTGACGAAGTGGTTGGCCCAGCGGGTCCAACGACGGCGACCCGCATGGATAAGTTCACCGATCTGATGCTGGATAAGACGGGTCTGATGGGCATGATCGGCAAGGCAGAGCGTGGCCCGGCTACCGTCGAGTCTATCAAGAAGCACAAGGCGGTTTACCTGATGGCAGTAGGCGGCGCTGCTTATCTAGTGTCTAAGGCGATCAAGAAGTCACGAGTTGTGGCCTTCGAAGACCTAGGTATGGAAGCCATCTATGAGTTCGACGTGACCGATATGCCGGTAACCGTTGCCGTAGACAGCGAAGGGGTCAATGCTCACGAAACCGGCCCTGCCACCTGGCGAGTCAAACTTGCCTAA